From the Amia ocellicauda isolate fAmiCal2 chromosome 21, fAmiCal2.hap1, whole genome shotgun sequence genome, one window contains:
- the prpf39 gene encoding pre-mRNA-processing factor 39 isoform X2: METPDQSLVNEAAEPMTGILDSDTAGDCGSPGAEAAGAVETSEPDAPADALVVPPADTPALASAVAPADALGDAPADALGDAPTDAAVNAPVGTPSPAPEPVPEMAALVEDEAGQVLDSEIIPDSPSNMELEDTSKEGLEDGLDELVTDEVPFPAEYEKFWKVVEENPEDFTGWTYLLQHVEQENHLVAARKAFDAFFSRYPYCYGYWKKYADIERRQGNIKQAEEVYRRGLQAIPLSVDLWLHYISFLKDCLDSSEPDTEARIRSVYENAVLAAGTDFRSDRLWEAYINWEMELGNLANVTSVYDRILGIPTQLYSHHFQRFREHVQGNLPKHFLSLDEFIRLRRELAVVNGHSGEEVPPGDDIPPGTEDLTDPAKLVTEIENMRHKVVESRQEVFNHNEHEVSKRWAFEEAIKRPYFHVKPLEKAQLNNWKEYLDFEIENGTPERVVVLFERCLIACALYEDFWIKYAKYLENHSIEGVRHIYKKACKTHLPKKPMVHFLWAAFEEQQGNIEEARGILQALEEAVPGLAMVRLRRVSLERRHGNLEEAESLLQDAMNNGKNASEASFYAIKLARQLFKVQKSLQKARKVLVEAIERDQSPRLYLNLLELEYSSDVKQNEEQILSCFDKALSSPLPIETRVTFSQRKVEFLEDFGSDVNKLMSAYDEHQTLLKEQESTKRKAENGSQEPEPKKQRTDDTAAVTGHMMAGDMQTNHSAYNYNWYQYNYQNPWNYGQYYPPPPT; the protein is encoded by the exons ATGGAAACTCCCG ATCAATCCCTTGTTAACGAAGCAGCTGAGCCAATGACGGGCATCCTCGACTCGGACACTGCCGGTGATTGTGGGTCTCCTGGTGCTGAGGCTGCCGGCGCAGTGGAGACCAGTGAGCCTGACGCACCTGCCGATGCTCTTGTGGTACCTCCTGCGGACACCCCTGCCTTGGCCTCTGCGGTTGCTCCTGCTGACGCTCTCGGTGATGCCCCCGCTGACGCTCTCGGTGATGCCCCCACTGACGCTGCTGTCAATGCTCCTGTTGGCACCCCGTCCCCCGCCCCTGAACCGGTTCCTGAAATGGCAGCTTTGGTAGAAGATGAAGCGGGGCAAGTGCTGGATTCAGAAATAATACCAGACAGTCCTTCCAACATGGAGCTGGAAGACACTTCAAAGGAGGGCCTGGAAGATGGGTTAGATGAGCTTGTTACAGACGAGGTGCCTTTCCCTGCAGAGTATGAGAAGTTCTGGAAAGTAGTGGAGGAGAACCCAGAAGACTTCACTGGATGGACCTACCTGCTACAGCACGTGGAGCAAGAG AATCACCTTGTAGCAGCCCGGAAGGCATTTGACGCCTTTTTTTCGCGGTACCCATACTGCTACGGCTACTGGAAGAAGTACGCTGACATTGAGAGGCGGCAGGGGAACATAAAGCAAGCAGAGGAG GTGTACCGCCGAGGGCTGCAGGCCATTCCCCTCAGTGTGGACCTCTGGCTGCACTACATCAGCTTCCTGAAGGACTGTCTGGACTCCAGTGAGCCTGACACTGAGGCTAGGATACGATC cGTGTATGAAAACGCAGTACTGGCAGCAGGCACAGATTTCCGCTCAGACCGTCTCTGGGAGGCCTACATTAACTGGGAGATGGAGCTGGGGAACCTGGCAAATGTGACTTCTGTCTATGACCGCATTCTGGGAATCCCCACTCAGCTGTACAGCCATCACTTCCAGAG ATTCAGAGAACATGTGCAGGGCAATCTGCCAAAGCACTTCCTGTCACTGGATGAGTTCATTCGGCTGCGGCGGGAGCTGGCGGTGGTGAATGGGCACAGTGGGGAGGAGGTGCCTCCTGGCGATGACATCCCCCCCGGCACAGAGGACCTCACTGACCCTGCAAAG CTCGTCACGGAAATCGAAAACATGCGGCACAAAGTCGTGGAATCTCGTCAGGAAGTGTTCAATCACAACGAGCATGAGGTCAGCAAGAGGTGGGCCTTCGAGGAAGCG ATTAAGCGTCCGTATTTCCATGTGAAGCCCCTGGAAAAAGCCCAGCTGAATAACTGGAAGGAGTACCTGGACTTTGAGATAGAGAATGGGACCCCAGAACGAGTGGTGGTGCTGTTTGAGAGATGCCTGATAGCCTGTGCCCTGTATGAGGACTTCTGGATCAAG TATGCAAAGTATCTGGAAAACCACAGCATTGAAGGCGTAAGACACATCTACAAGAAGGCCTGCAAGACTCATCTGCCCAAGAAGCCCATGGTTCACTTCCTTTGGGCTGCCTTTGAGGAACAACAGG GGAACATCGAGGAGGCACGGGGGATCCTGCAGGCACTGGAGGAGGCTGTGCCGGGGCTGGCCATGGTACGGCTGCGCAGGGTCAGTCTGGAGCGACGCCACGGCAATCTGGAGGAGGCGGAGAGTCTGCTGCAGGACGCCATGAACAACGGGAAGAACGCCAGCGAGGCGTCCTTCTATGCCATTAAACTGGCCCGGCAGCTCTTCAAGGTGCAGAAGAGCCTACAGAAGGCCAGAAAGGTGCTAGTGGAGGCCATAGAGAGAGACCAg AGTCCCAGGCTGTACCTGAACTTGCTGGAGCTGGAGTACAGCAGTGACGTGAAGCAGAACGAAGAGCAGATCCTGTCGTGCTTCGACAAGGCGCTGAGCAGCCCGCTGCCTATTGAGACCAGAGTCACCTTCTCTCAGCGCAAGGTGGAGTTCCTGGAGGACTTTGGCAGTGATGTCAACAA gcTTATGTCTGCCTATGATGAACATCAAACACTTCTGAAAGAGCAGGAATCAACAAAACGAAAAGCTGAAAATGG GTCTCAGGAACCAGAGCCGAAGAAGCAGCGCACCGACGACACCGCGGCGGTCACTGGGCACATGATGGCAGGTGACATGCAGACCAACCACTCGGCATACAACTACAACTGGTACCAG TACAACTACCAGAATCCATGGAACTATGGGCAGTACTATCCACCTCCACCGACATGA
- the prpf39 gene encoding pre-mRNA-processing factor 39 isoform X1 → METPDQSLVNEAAEPMTGILDSDTAGDCGSPGAEAAGAVETSEPDAPADALVVPPADTPALASAVAPADALGDAPADALGDAPTDAAVNAPVGTPSPAPEPVPEMAALVEDEAGQVLDSEIIPDSPSNMELEDTSKEGLEDGLDELVTDEVPFPAEYEKFWKVVEENPEDFTGWTYLLQHVEQENHLVAARKAFDAFFSRYPYCYGYWKKYADIERRQGNIKQAEEVYRRGLQAIPLSVDLWLHYISFLKDCLDSSEPDTEARIRSVYENAVLAAGTDFRSDRLWEAYINWEMELGNLANVTSVYDRILGIPTQLYSHHFQRFREHVQGNLPKHFLSLDEFIRLRRELAVVNGHSGEEVPPGDDIPPGTEDLTDPAKLVTEIENMRHKVVESRQEVFNHNEHEVSKRWAFEEAIKRPYFHVKPLEKAQLNNWKEYLDFEIENGTPERVVVLFERCLIACALYEDFWIKYAKYLENHSIEGVRHIYKKACKTHLPKKPMVHFLWAAFEEQQGNIEEARGILQALEEAVPGLAMVRLRRVSLERRHGNLEEAESLLQDAMNNGKNASEASFYAIKLARQLFKVQKSLQKARKVLVEAIERDQQSPRLYLNLLELEYSSDVKQNEEQILSCFDKALSSPLPIETRVTFSQRKVEFLEDFGSDVNKLMSAYDEHQTLLKEQESTKRKAENGSQEPEPKKQRTDDTAAVTGHMMAGDMQTNHSAYNYNWYQYNYQNPWNYGQYYPPPPT, encoded by the exons ATGGAAACTCCCG ATCAATCCCTTGTTAACGAAGCAGCTGAGCCAATGACGGGCATCCTCGACTCGGACACTGCCGGTGATTGTGGGTCTCCTGGTGCTGAGGCTGCCGGCGCAGTGGAGACCAGTGAGCCTGACGCACCTGCCGATGCTCTTGTGGTACCTCCTGCGGACACCCCTGCCTTGGCCTCTGCGGTTGCTCCTGCTGACGCTCTCGGTGATGCCCCCGCTGACGCTCTCGGTGATGCCCCCACTGACGCTGCTGTCAATGCTCCTGTTGGCACCCCGTCCCCCGCCCCTGAACCGGTTCCTGAAATGGCAGCTTTGGTAGAAGATGAAGCGGGGCAAGTGCTGGATTCAGAAATAATACCAGACAGTCCTTCCAACATGGAGCTGGAAGACACTTCAAAGGAGGGCCTGGAAGATGGGTTAGATGAGCTTGTTACAGACGAGGTGCCTTTCCCTGCAGAGTATGAGAAGTTCTGGAAAGTAGTGGAGGAGAACCCAGAAGACTTCACTGGATGGACCTACCTGCTACAGCACGTGGAGCAAGAG AATCACCTTGTAGCAGCCCGGAAGGCATTTGACGCCTTTTTTTCGCGGTACCCATACTGCTACGGCTACTGGAAGAAGTACGCTGACATTGAGAGGCGGCAGGGGAACATAAAGCAAGCAGAGGAG GTGTACCGCCGAGGGCTGCAGGCCATTCCCCTCAGTGTGGACCTCTGGCTGCACTACATCAGCTTCCTGAAGGACTGTCTGGACTCCAGTGAGCCTGACACTGAGGCTAGGATACGATC cGTGTATGAAAACGCAGTACTGGCAGCAGGCACAGATTTCCGCTCAGACCGTCTCTGGGAGGCCTACATTAACTGGGAGATGGAGCTGGGGAACCTGGCAAATGTGACTTCTGTCTATGACCGCATTCTGGGAATCCCCACTCAGCTGTACAGCCATCACTTCCAGAG ATTCAGAGAACATGTGCAGGGCAATCTGCCAAAGCACTTCCTGTCACTGGATGAGTTCATTCGGCTGCGGCGGGAGCTGGCGGTGGTGAATGGGCACAGTGGGGAGGAGGTGCCTCCTGGCGATGACATCCCCCCCGGCACAGAGGACCTCACTGACCCTGCAAAG CTCGTCACGGAAATCGAAAACATGCGGCACAAAGTCGTGGAATCTCGTCAGGAAGTGTTCAATCACAACGAGCATGAGGTCAGCAAGAGGTGGGCCTTCGAGGAAGCG ATTAAGCGTCCGTATTTCCATGTGAAGCCCCTGGAAAAAGCCCAGCTGAATAACTGGAAGGAGTACCTGGACTTTGAGATAGAGAATGGGACCCCAGAACGAGTGGTGGTGCTGTTTGAGAGATGCCTGATAGCCTGTGCCCTGTATGAGGACTTCTGGATCAAG TATGCAAAGTATCTGGAAAACCACAGCATTGAAGGCGTAAGACACATCTACAAGAAGGCCTGCAAGACTCATCTGCCCAAGAAGCCCATGGTTCACTTCCTTTGGGCTGCCTTTGAGGAACAACAGG GGAACATCGAGGAGGCACGGGGGATCCTGCAGGCACTGGAGGAGGCTGTGCCGGGGCTGGCCATGGTACGGCTGCGCAGGGTCAGTCTGGAGCGACGCCACGGCAATCTGGAGGAGGCGGAGAGTCTGCTGCAGGACGCCATGAACAACGGGAAGAACGCCAGCGAGGCGTCCTTCTATGCCATTAAACTGGCCCGGCAGCTCTTCAAGGTGCAGAAGAGCCTACAGAAGGCCAGAAAGGTGCTAGTGGAGGCCATAGAGAGAGACCAg CAGAGTCCCAGGCTGTACCTGAACTTGCTGGAGCTGGAGTACAGCAGTGACGTGAAGCAGAACGAAGAGCAGATCCTGTCGTGCTTCGACAAGGCGCTGAGCAGCCCGCTGCCTATTGAGACCAGAGTCACCTTCTCTCAGCGCAAGGTGGAGTTCCTGGAGGACTTTGGCAGTGATGTCAACAA gcTTATGTCTGCCTATGATGAACATCAAACACTTCTGAAAGAGCAGGAATCAACAAAACGAAAAGCTGAAAATGG GTCTCAGGAACCAGAGCCGAAGAAGCAGCGCACCGACGACACCGCGGCGGTCACTGGGCACATGATGGCAGGTGACATGCAGACCAACCACTCGGCATACAACTACAACTGGTACCAG TACAACTACCAGAATCCATGGAACTATGGGCAGTACTATCCACCTCCACCGACATGA
- the faua gene encoding FAU ubiquitin like and ribosomal protein S30 fusion a, whose protein sequence is MQLFVRTQTTHTLEVTGQETIRDIKARIQALEGLCVEEQVLLLAGTPLEDDASLGLCGVSEHCTIDVVARMLGGKVHGSLARAGKVRGQTPKVDKQEKKKKKTGRAKRRIQYNRRFVNVVPTFGKKKGPNANS, encoded by the exons ATGCAGCTGTTTGTGCGCACTCAGACCACCCACACCCTGGAGGTGACAGGGCAGGAGACCATCAGAGACATCAAG GCTCGGATCCAGGCTCTGGAGGGCTTGTGTGTCGAGGAGCAGGTGCTGCTGCTGGCTGGCACTCCCCTGGAGGATGATGCCTCTCTGGGTCTCTGTGGCGTGTCGGAGCACTGTACCATTGATGTTGTGGCAAGGATGCTGGGAG GCAAGGTCCACGGCTCTCTCGCTCGAGCTGGCAAGGTGCGCGGACAGACGCCAAAG GTGGACAagcaggagaagaagaagaagaagactgGGCGGGCGAAGCGTCGTATCCAGTACAACCGCCGCTTCGTTAACGTGGTGCCCACATTCGGCAAGAAGAAGGGACCCAACGCCAACTCCTAA
- the fkbp3 gene encoding peptidyl-prolyl cis-trans isomerase FKBP3 yields MAAEPSKQWSEEQLKSDDLPKKDIIAFLQDNAANSFLAEHKLMGNIKNVAKTAKKENLVSAYNQLFESKRFKGTDPVEDVTQQVKEVKIEDKPKDTKAAEPVDEGPPRYTKSVLKKGDKASFPKKGDTVSCWYTGTLEDGTVFDTNVAATAKKRKSSKPLSFKVGMGKVIRGWDEALLTMSKGEKACLEIEPEWAYGKKGLPDAKIPPNAKLIFEVELVAID; encoded by the exons ATGGCCGCTGAACCAAGCAAGCAATGGAGCGAAGAGCAGCTGAAAAGTGATGATCTACCCAAGAAAGACATCATTGCATTTTTGCAAGACAACGCTGCTAACTCG TTTCTTGCAGAGCACAAACTGATGGGGAATATCAAAAATGTTGCCAAAACTGCAAAGAAGGAGAATTTAGTTTCAGCCTACAATCAACTGTTCGAGAGCAAG AGATTCAAGGGCACCGACCCCGTGGAGGACGTGACGCAGCAGGTCAAGGAGGTGAAGATCGAAGACAAGCCAAAAGACACCAAGGCAGCAGAACCGGTGGATGAG GGGCCTCCTAGATACACTAAATCTGTGCTGAAGAAGGGAGACAAGGCCAGCTTCCCAAAGAAAGGTGACACTGTGAGCTGCTGGTACACTGGGACTCTGGAGGACGGCACAGTCTTCGATACCAATGTAGCCGCAA CTGCCAAGAAGAGGAAGTCAAGCAAACCCCTGAGCTTCAAGGTTGGAATGGGGAAAGTCATTCGAGGG TGGGATGAGGCCCTGCTGACCATGAGCAAGGGAGAGAAGGCCTGTCTGGAGATAGAGCCCGAGTGGGCATACGGCAAGAAAGGGCTGCCCGATGCCAA AATTCCACCCAACGCCAAGCTTATCTTTGAAGTGGAGCTGGTTGCAATCGACTGA